The uncultured Sphaerochaeta sp. genome includes the window AGGGCATAGATGCCCCCCAAGGTCAGGCCATTCATCAAATGTTGAAAGAATTCGGCAATTCCCACGATGCTCTCTCCTTCATACGAAAACTAGTAGGTACGATAACATGAAAAGACCGGTGTAAACAACACCGGTCCTCCCATTTCCCGAGTAGACCGGGAAGCAACAGAGACCTTAGTCCACCTGGGTAAGGACTCCGTCAACAACGGTATAGGAACCGAGGTATTCAGGAGTAGTCCCGTTGACCTTGTAAAGTCCCTGGTATGCAACCAAGTCACCATTCTCTGCAAAGTTGATGGTACCGGAGACACCAGGATAATCCTTGGTGGCTGCAACCGCATCACGGATGGCAGCACGGTCAAACTTACCAGTAGCCTTGTACACCTTGTCCATTGCCTGAAGCAGGATGTTTGCACCATCGTAGGCATTGGTAGCAAAACTATCAGGACCAACACCAAACTTGGCTTCATACTGTGCAACGAAATCACTGTATGCAGGACTTTCCTTGACCTTTGCAGGACCAACATAGATTACGCCATCGGTGAATTCACCAGCAAGGTCGTAAATCTCAGGGTTGGAGAATCCATCACAGGAGAGGAAAGGAGTACCCATTCCCAACTGACTGGCCTGCTCGAGAATCTGAGCCATCTCAGCGGTGTAGTTGGGGATGTAGATTGCTTCAGGATTGGCACTGCGAATCTTGGTAAGCTGGGTCTTGAAGTCCTTGTCGCCGACCTGGAAGGATTCAGCAATGGTTACCTTTCCACCAGCTGCCTCGAATGCAGCAGTCATGCCTTCGTACAAACCCTGGCTGTAGTCATTTTTTGCATACAGGACAGCAATATTGCGGTAGCCAAGCTCACCATAGAAATAGTTTCCAGCAACCTCACCCTGCAAACCGTCGGATACAACGGTGCGGAATACATAGTCACCAATACTGGTGATATCAGCATGTGTTGCAGAGGGGCTGATCATAACAATGCCTTCACTCTGGACACGTTCACCAACAGCAAAGCTTACACCGGTGAATACAGGACCAACAAGTCCAGCGATATTATCAACAGAGGAGAGTTTCTCAATTGCGGAAAGGCCCTTCTCAACGTTGCCCTCGGAATCTTCAGTAACGAGCACCACAGGTACCTTGCCACCAAATCCACCCTTTGCATTGAACTGTTCAACTGCAAGCATGGTAGAGTTGTTGCTAAGTACGCCATAGTTGGCATAGTCACCACTCATTGGGCCCATGAAACCGATTTTTGGGCTGGATACTTCTCCGCCACCCTGTGCAAACAAGGGGGAAGCCAGCAAAGCCACCAGAATAAAACAGACAAACAGGCTTTTCTTCATATTAGTACCTCCATATACTTATCGAACAAGCTGAAACATTTTCGTTTCGAAACATTGGTTAAGTTTATACATTAACTAGTATATTTATGCAATATTCAACCACGACAATTTGTAAATTTTCCTTTTATTACCGTAAATCTCTTCTGAAAGAGAAATATTATCGCAAGCTACAGAGTTTTAGTAGGGAATTCTCTGATTTCGATTTATACTGGAGGAAGCAGAAAGACTCCAGGAGGTTCATATGGCAGAGAAAGTGGGTATGATTGCTGAATTCAAAAAATTCATCACCAGGGGAAATGTAATTGATATGGCCGTCGGTATCATTATTGGTACTGCATTCAAGGAAATCATCAACTCCCTGGTAAAAGAAATCCTGATGCCTTTGATCGGGCTCTTCTTGGGTGGAGTAAGTTTCGTTGACCTGAAAATAGTCATTGCTGAGGCCACGGAACAAACCACTGAGGTTGCCATCATGTACGGGAACTTCATCCAGAGAATCATCGACTTCCTCATCATCGCATTTGTAGTATTTATGATGGTCAGGACAATCAACAGAATCCGTGAACGAATTGAGGCCAGGAAGAAAGCTGAGGCTGCAGCAGAAGCAGAGGCAGCACCTCCTGCCCCAACCCCTGCTGATATCGTTTTGCTTACTGAAATCAGGGACCTGTTGAAGAAGAATTAAATTTAACTCGCCCCTTGCATCCTCTACCGGATTTGAGGTAGTATCGGCTGTGTGCTGCCCTCGTAGCTCAGCTGGATAGAGCACTTCCCTCCTAAGGAAGGGGTCGTGCGTTCGAATCGCGCCGGGGGCAAGAAAGGCTGTTGGGAATCCCAACAGCCTTTTCTCATCTTTATAGAACTAGTACGAGAACGGATAGTATTAACAACAGAGCCAGTAATACAATCAGGGAAATGCGGAGAACCTTGCTCCGCTTCATTCGTAGTCGGTTTTCCACGGTATCGCGGGAGCGTTCATATTCAAGCCGTGCTTCTTCCGCTTCCAGTCTCTTCTGCCGTTCTTCCTCGGCCTTCAGCTCAGCTTCCCGTTGTTGTTTGTTTACTGCATCCTGTTTTGCTTCCTGTTCCTTGAGGTCCAGGTAACAACGTCCACAGAGGACCATCCCCTCGCAATCATGCATGTCATCATAGTAGCTTTCATTACATTCAGGACAGATGTAGCAGCGTTTGAGTTTGCCTTCCTCAATAAGTTTGCAAACCACCATGCGATGGGTGGTATCTGTCTCTTTGCTCTTTCTTGAGAGGATGCGACGGTACCAGGGAAGTTTCTCTTGTTCAGCTTCCTTCTCCTCCAATTCCGTGGAGAGGCGAACAATTCGCTCACTCAAACCGCGGTCCTGGGTAATAAGCAGAAGGTTTCGTTTGCTGCCAATCTGCGAGAACAATCGTACAAGATGGTCATCAGCGATACCTTGGCTACCGGTATCCCCGATTCGAACCAAGCCTCGTTTTGCAAGGAACCGAATCAGATCAGGACGAATGGTGGACCGGATTCTCACCTCCCTGTCCTTCTCTGGATTGTCCTTAAGCCCATGCAGCTCCTCAAGGGTTTTCTCGAGGATGATCAGTTTTTTCTTGCGTCGCTTAAGAATGCTTTCAGCATTCGTGACAAAATGCAAGAACCAGTCCTTCTGGATGATGGGAGCGGTATCAACATAAATCTCGTCAAATGAGCGTAATTGCTCATCAAGCTCGGCTATGTATGTCTCATCAGGATTGAGAAATCGGCTCCTGTCGCCAATCTTGCTGGCTATCACCTCTCTATACAGGTCCAGTTCCCCTGCAGGGTTCTGTGCCTCCAGGTTGATACCGACACTCCTGAGAATACTCGACACCTTCTCCTTGTTCAGTTTGAATTCAGAGGAGAGTATATCCACCGTATTTTCACTGGTGATGGTCTCCACATTTTGCTTTTTAGGAGGAGTCCTCCGTAAAAAATTTGCCATTGTTTCCTGTCATTAGTCCTTCGCACGTTTAGCGCGGATAATCGCTACAGCCTCATCCATCGTCAAAGCACCGGCCTTCTCTTCATCCTTCTTGTACTCATTGGGTAGGGCAATATTTTGTTTGCCGAAGCGAAGGTAGAAGCCGTAGCGTCCAGTAGCAAGTGCTACTGGCTCTTGTTCGAATTGGCCAAGTTCCTTGATCACGGATGCCTTGGCACTCCCTCTTCCTGCTTTTCCCCCACTACCCTTCTCAGGTTCCTTGCTGAGTAATTCAAGGGCCTCTTCAAGAGTTATGGAAAAGAGCTGTTGGTCTTTATCCAACCGATTGAGTTTTCTTGTCTTCTTATCGCAGGAGATGTACGGACCATACTTTCCTTTCTGGGCAAGCACCTCATTTCCCTTCTCATCTTTACCCAGTACGCGGGGAAGTGCAAGGTATCTGCTTGCTATCTCCAGATCTTCACTCTTCTCTGCATCATGAACCCACTTGGGGATGGATGCACGTACCGCACTCTTCCCATCGCCTTCCTGCCAGTATGGTCCAAATCTTCCATTCATCAACTTCACCGGCTCACCATGTACCGGGCCTTTTCCGAGCTCGACCGGTACATGCACCTTCTTACCCTCAGCAATAAGGTTTTTCACATCCTCATCAGTGGTAGTGCCGGGCAACCATGTGTTGGGAAGTGAGATGAATTGTCCGTCCTTATCCACAACATAGGGACCATAGGGTCCAATCATGATCGGATTCTCCTCGCTGATCTGAGAGAGACGGAGTGTTTTCGAGACAACCTTATTGTCCAATGCGAGCTGGAGCTTGTTCTGGTTCGCCAACCCCGTATCTCCAAAGTAGAAGGCATTCAGAAATTTGTTTTTGTCCAATTCCCCAGCAGCGATCTTGTCAAGGTTGTCTTCCATCTTCGAGGTAAAATCATAGTCGATGAACTGGGGAAAATTGTTTTCCAGAAACTGACACACAGCAAATCCCATGAATGTGGGTACCAGTGCATTGCCCTCTTTCATGACATACTTCCTATCCATCAGTGTCTTGATGATTGAGGCATAGGTGGAGGGCCTTCCAATGCCCCGCTTCTCCAGCTCCTGTACCAGGGATGCTTCAGTGTAACGGGCAGGGCTCTTGGTCTGGTGAGATACCTCTTCAAGTTGCTGCAAGGAACACTCCTCTCCAGCCTTCATTGCAGGCAGGAATGTCTCCTTATTATCCAGTGCCGCATCAGGGTCATCAGACCCTTCAACATAGGCTCGGATGAAACCGGGAAAAACAATCTGAGTACCTGATGCTACAAACGTTCCATTCCCTGCCTTGATGGTTACCGTTGTGGTAGCCTTCTTTGCATCAGCCATCTGGCTTGCAAGGGTTCGCTTCCAGATAAGCTCATAGAGGGCCAGGTCCTTCCCACTGAGTGAGGTTTCACTGGGAACTGCGAACCGCTCCCCTGCTGGCCTGATCGCCTCATGGGCTTCCTGGGCTCCAGCGCTCTTTGCAGC containing:
- the mscL gene encoding large-conductance mechanosensitive channel protein MscL, producing the protein MAEKVGMIAEFKKFITRGNVIDMAVGIIIGTAFKEIINSLVKEILMPLIGLFLGGVSFVDLKIVIAEATEQTTEVAIMYGNFIQRIIDFLIIAFVVFMMVRTINRIRERIEARKKAEAAAEAEAAPPAPTPADIVLLTEIRDLLKKN
- the topA gene encoding type I DNA topoisomerase, translated to MDNANTLIIVESPTKARTISKFLPSNCKVVASKGHIRDLPEDKMAIDVEKGFACEYQVVAGKNALIKEIKSSLKSVDKLLLATDEDREGESISWHLLEVLKPKVPYQRMVFHEITKKAITDALEHGRDLDENLVQAQESRRVVDRLYGYTLSPTLWKKLSNKRLSAGRVQSVGLRLTVDRERLRIAFSQSTYFDAKAKLQSVSKQAFEAKLTAYAGQTIANGKDFDSTTGEYKGKQNTLLLTEEQAKAIVKELSSAAFVVEDVQKKPFVTRPSIPFTTSTLQQDAIKKLHISASETMRIAQRLYENGYITYMRTDSPSLSQEGTNAARSLVDQLYGKEYLSPSPRYFAAKSAGAQEAHEAIRPAGERFAVPSETSLSGKDLALYELIWKRTLASQMADAKKATTTVTIKAGNGTFVASGTQIVFPGFIRAYVEGSDDPDAALDNKETFLPAMKAGEECSLQQLEEVSHQTKSPARYTEASLVQELEKRGIGRPSTYASIIKTLMDRKYVMKEGNALVPTFMGFAVCQFLENNFPQFIDYDFTSKMEDNLDKIAAGELDKNKFLNAFYFGDTGLANQNKLQLALDNKVVSKTLRLSQISEENPIMIGPYGPYVVDKDGQFISLPNTWLPGTTTDEDVKNLIAEGKKVHVPVELGKGPVHGEPVKLMNGRFGPYWQEGDGKSAVRASIPKWVHDAEKSEDLEIASRYLALPRVLGKDEKGNEVLAQKGKYGPYISCDKKTRKLNRLDKDQQLFSITLEEALELLSKEPEKGSGGKAGRGSAKASVIKELGQFEQEPVALATGRYGFYLRFGKQNIALPNEYKKDEEKAGALTMDEAVAIIRAKRAKD
- a CDS encoding ABC transporter substrate-binding protein, whose product is MKKSLFVCFILVALLASPLFAQGGGEVSSPKIGFMGPMSGDYANYGVLSNNSTMLAVEQFNAKGGFGGKVPVVLVTEDSEGNVEKGLSAIEKLSSVDNIAGLVGPVFTGVSFAVGERVQSEGIVMISPSATHADITSIGDYVFRTVVSDGLQGEVAGNYFYGELGYRNIAVLYAKNDYSQGLYEGMTAAFEAAGGKVTIAESFQVGDKDFKTQLTKIRSANPEAIYIPNYTAEMAQILEQASQLGMGTPFLSCDGFSNPEIYDLAGEFTDGVIYVGPAKVKESPAYSDFVAQYEAKFGVGPDSFATNAYDGANILLQAMDKVYKATGKFDRAAIRDAVAATKDYPGVSGTINFAENGDLVAYQGLYKVNGTTPEYLGSYTVVDGVLTQVD